From Zingiber officinale cultivar Zhangliang chromosome 5B, Zo_v1.1, whole genome shotgun sequence, the proteins below share one genomic window:
- the LOC121985411 gene encoding mitogen-activated protein kinase kinase kinase 3-like, with protein MPSWWKGKHKSKSKSVPSPRTEPETPRTPPAMLEDTFLDARHENKEKANSFDDCIVSRRSSEHPIVGGGGRRGGGVGSGFMLGHPLPLPSMIPSQSISMGSALASASASAPASASASASISSVSSSGSSDETPDLASSRYSDPIMGGKRGVYDLQRHEHVAESRELFLFTPVMEHPNGENAYSHSQTSPETIFSRRTANPSPGLSGNHFSTSPIHPSSFGTSPTCWQNHLPSPPHPLPLPPNSPSCSSHSPSSSSSRSPKTQWKKGKLLGRGTFGHVYLGFNSESGQMCAIKEVKNISDDANSRESLKQLNQEITLLSQLSHPNIVEYYGSELMEDSLSVFLEYVSGGSIHKILQEYGAFGEALIRSYTAQILSGLVYLHGRNTVHRDIKGANILVDPNGVVKLADFGMAKHMNAYTSIQSFKGSPYWMAPEVVMNSSGYDLTVDIWSLGCTIIEMATSKPPWSQFEGVAAIFKIGNSKDLPEIPGNFSPEGKDFLKLCLQRDPSARPSASQLILHPFVRDQGTTKIMKTNMVNDVSHSVPNANQGTVDFYSKRSTSPIQDRHYSTRYQFGLHSTFPQLSKNLRDLPNMRTNMSLPVSPCSSPLRQFKQSNRSFLPSPPHPAANYSPVNPLLYRTKPNYNP; from the exons ATGCCTTCGTGGTGGAAGGGGAAGCACAAATCCAAGTCGAAGTCCGTTCCGAGCCCTCGAACGGAGCCGGAGACGCCGCGGACGCCGCCGGCGATGCTCGAAGATACGTTTTTAGACGCGAGGCACGAGAATAAGGAGAAAGCTAATAGCTTTGACGACTGTATCGTCTCTAGAAGGAGTTCGGAACATCCAATTGTCGGCGGCGGTGGCAGGCGAGGTGGTGGAGTGGGGTCGGGATTCATGTTGGGTCACCCGCTACCGCTTCCATCCATGATCCCTTCACAGAGCATATCGATGGGATCGGCCTTGGCGTCAGCCTCGGCCTCGGCCCCAGCGTCGGCATCGGCGTCTGCTTCAATTTCCAGTGTTAGTTCCTCCGGGTCGTCGGATGAGACGCCGGATCTTGCGTCCTCCAG GTATTCTGACCCGATCATGGGAGGCAAACGTGGAGTATATGATTTGCAAAGGCATGAGCATGTGGCTGAAAGCAGGGAACTTTTCTTATTCACACCAGTCATGGAGCATCCAAATGGCGAAAATGCTTATTCTCATAGCCAAACTTCTCCAGAGACAATATTTAGTAGAAGAACTGCAAATCCTTCCCCTGGTCTGAGTGGAAACCATTTTTCAACTTCACCTATACATCCCAGTTCGTTTGGTACATCCCCGACCTGCTGGCAAAATCATTTACCCAGCCCACCTCATCCGCTACCTCTTCCTCCAAATTCTCCAAGCTGCTCTTCAcattctccatcttcttcttcttcacgctCTCCTAAGACACAGTGGAAGAAAGGAAAATTACTCGGCAGGGGTACCTTTGGCCATGTATATCTTGGATTCAACAG TGAAAGTGGACAGATGTGTGCCATTAAAGAGGTCAAAAACATTTCTGATGATGCAAATTCCAGAGAATCTCTCAAACAGCTAAACCAG GAAATAACTTTGCTTAGCCAACTCTCACATCCCAACATTGTGGAGTACTATGGCAGTGAGCTG ATGGAAGACTCCTTATCTGTTTTTCTTGAGTATGTTTCTGGGGGTTCTATCCACAAGATACTTCAAGAATATGGTGCTTTTGGGGAAGCATTAATACGTAGCTACACTGCACAAATACTTTCTGGACTTGTTTACTTACATGGGAGGAATACTGTACACAG agatatcaaaggagcAAACATACTGGTAGATCCTAATGGTGTAGTCAAACTGGCTGATTTTGGCATGGCCAAACAT ATGAATGCATATACTTCAATACAGTCATTCAAAGGAAGCCCTTACTGGATGGCTCCTGAG GTTGTCATGAATAGTAGTGGCTATGACCTCACCGTGGATATATGGAGCCTGGGTTGTACAATTATTGAGATGGCAACTTCCAAGCCCCCATGGAGCCAGTTCGAAGGG GTTGCTGCAATATTTAAAATTGGTAATAGCAAAGATTTACCAGAAATCCCAGGCAACTTTTCTCCTGAAGGAAAGGATTTTTTAAAGCTATGCTTACAGCGTGATCCATCTGCACGTCCCTCGGCTTCTCAGCTGATACTTCACCCTTTTGTTCGAGACCAAGGGACAACCAAGATTATGAAGACGAATATGGTCAATGATGTGTCCCATTCTGTGCCTAATGCAAATCAA GGCACTGTGGATTTTTATTCAAAAAGAAGTACTTCTCCAATACAGGACAGACATTATAGTACAAGATACCAATTCGGGTTGCACTCGACATTTCCTCAACTGTCCAAGAACTTGAG GGATTTGCCTAACATGAGAACAAACATGTCATTACCTGTCTCCCCTTGCTCCAGTCCATTAAGGCAATTCAAACAGTCTAATAGAAGTTTCTTACCTTCTCCTCCCCATCCAGCAGCCAACTACAGCCCAGTGAACCCCTTGCTCTATCGAACGAAGCCAAACTATAATCCTTAA
- the LOC121985410 gene encoding phosphatidylinositol/phosphatidylcholine transfer protein SFH12-like, translating into MMEITILSKLPNFLGGLCTYSSEGGCLKFNKGPWNNPNIMEGRSSSTWTIESGSNIDDQVPKTIGHRGLALVYEELKILTTPVI; encoded by the exons ATGATGGAGATTACTATCCTGAG CAAACTTCCAAATTTCTTGGGTGGCTTATGCACTTACTCTAGTGAAGGTGGATGTTTGAAGTTTAACAAAGGGCCGTGGAATAATCCCAATATTATGGAG GGTAGAAGTAGCAGTACATGGACAATTGAGTCTGGATCAAATATTGATGATCAAGTTCCTAAAACTATTGGACATAGAGGTCTagctctagtttatgaagaa TTGAAAATCCTAACAACGCCAGTGATATGA